One region of Candidatus Melainabacteria bacterium genomic DNA includes:
- a CDS encoding aldehyde dehydrogenase family protein yields the protein MLLTKEGSIVVINPATGEEVSTVKISSESEIKEKVRAAKDAFPLWSSLSIEKRITYLSKTYDLIIDDRRNIATTITKNNGKPLTESYLTEIASVLQVMEYFIKQGAELLSNKNISLGPLYPTKKSFISYESLGVMAIIEPWNYPFYLPLSAITKALLTGNTFVFKPSSTVSAIGKLIEELFLKTDLPSGVANVIYGTVQEAEILINSNIDKIIFTGSVEAGRKIAEHAARNLLPVSLELGGKDPAIIFKSCNVDYACGGVLWGALSNCGQACASIERVYVESDIYDEFINKITLMAKGLKVGNGMDEETDVGPLINQEQLEKIEDHVTDALNKGAKLQLGGKRINRNGFFLEPTILTHVNHSMKVMAEETFGPVIPIMKFNSKEEALHLANDTKYGLAASVWTNETGNIKNLLASLNCGTVWVNDSLFLQANPACPWQGYKESGYGGSSIYDFVRSKHINIDQGYIPMVRPKSYWWYPYKGKAKSYSDLVEVIFRSSIKDKAKATFETLINFLK from the coding sequence ATGCTGTTAACAAAAGAAGGCTCAATTGTAGTTATTAATCCAGCAACTGGTGAAGAAGTCTCTACAGTTAAGATTTCCAGTGAGTCAGAGATTAAGGAAAAAGTTAGAGCTGCAAAAGATGCATTTCCACTTTGGAGTAGCTTAAGTATAGAGAAGAGAATTACTTATTTATCTAAAACCTATGATCTAATAATTGATGACAGAAGAAATATAGCAACTACAATTACAAAAAATAATGGTAAACCACTAACAGAATCTTACCTTACTGAAATAGCATCAGTACTTCAGGTTATGGAGTATTTTATAAAACAGGGAGCAGAATTATTAAGTAATAAAAATATTTCTCTTGGACCTTTATATCCAACAAAAAAAAGTTTTATTTCTTATGAGTCTCTTGGTGTAATGGCTATCATTGAGCCATGGAACTATCCTTTTTATTTACCACTCTCAGCAATTACAAAAGCACTTTTAACTGGAAACACATTTGTTTTTAAACCTTCAAGCACAGTGTCAGCTATTGGTAAATTAATTGAAGAGCTGTTTTTAAAAACAGATTTACCATCTGGAGTTGCAAATGTAATTTATGGTACAGTACAAGAAGCAGAAATTTTAATTAATAGCAACATAGACAAAATAATTTTTACAGGCTCAGTTGAAGCAGGTAGAAAAATTGCAGAGCATGCAGCAAGGAATTTATTGCCAGTAAGCCTTGAACTTGGTGGCAAGGATCCAGCAATTATTTTTAAAAGCTGTAATGTAGATTATGCATGTGGTGGAGTTCTTTGGGGTGCACTTTCAAATTGTGGCCAAGCTTGTGCATCAATTGAAAGAGTTTATGTAGAGTCAGATATATATGATGAGTTTATTAACAAAATAACTTTAATGGCAAAAGGATTAAAAGTTGGAAATGGAATGGATGAAGAAACAGATGTTGGTCCACTTATAAATCAAGAACAATTAGAAAAGATTGAAGATCATGTAACTGATGCTTTAAATAAAGGAGCTAAGCTTCAACTTGGTGGAAAAAGAATTAATAGAAATGGATTCTTTCTTGAACCAACAATTTTAACTCATGTAAACCATTCAATGAAAGTAATGGCAGAAGAAACATTTGGACCTGTAATCCCTATTATGAAATTTAATTCAAAGGAAGAAGCTCTTCATCTTGCAAATGATACAAAATATGGTTTAGCAGCAAGTGTTTGGACAAATGAAACAGGAAATATAAAGAATCTTCTTGCAAGTTTAAATTGTGGAACAGTCTGGGTGAATGATTCTTTATTCTTACAGGCCAATCCTGCTTGTCCATGGCAGGGATATAAAGAAAGTGGATACGGAGGATCTTCCATTTATGATTTTGTAAGATCAAAACATATAAATATAGATCAAGGCTACATACCAATGGTTAGACCAAAAAGTTATTGGTGGTATCCTTACAAAGGAAAAGCAAAATCATACTCTGATTTAGTAGAGGTAATTTTCAGATCTAGTATAAAGGATAAAGCAAAAGCTACTTTTGAAACCTTGATAAATTTCTTAAAATAG
- a CDS encoding SWIB/MDM2 domain-containing protein, translating into MATKKTVKKNSRKPNAAFMKPLQPDTVLAEVVGEKPLPRTEITKRLWSYIKKNNLQNKKDKRKIDADEKLKPIFNGKSQVSMFEMTKLVAQHVS; encoded by the coding sequence ATGGCAACAAAGAAAACAGTAAAGAAAAACTCAAGAAAACCTAATGCAGCATTTATGAAACCTCTTCAACCAGATACTGTGTTAGCAGAAGTTGTTGGGGAAAAACCACTTCCAAGAACTGAGATAACAAAAAGATTGTGGTCATATATTAAAAAGAATAATCTTCAAAACAAAAAAGACAAAAGAAAGATTGACGCTGATGAAAAATTAAAACCAATCTTTAATGGCAAAAGCCAGGTCAGCATGTTTGAGATGACAAAATTAGTTGCTCAACATGTAAGTTAA
- a CDS encoding thioredoxin family protein: MKKAFLSLILIIVVNFVTMQVFSAQVTLNNKKLLVATVTAESCETCKRLKPVLEELKQKYDDQVEFITLDVSSKSSLEDSRQIAEEYNITDFFNKSKNAVPQVGILCPDGKIEKSFVGETNEATYEKALNELLIDTNKICTL, from the coding sequence ATGAAAAAGGCATTTTTATCCTTGATATTAATCATAGTGGTTAACTTTGTAACCATGCAAGTTTTTTCTGCACAAGTTACATTGAATAACAAGAAATTGTTAGTAGCAACAGTTACTGCGGAGTCATGTGAAACCTGCAAACGTTTAAAACCTGTTCTTGAAGAACTAAAACAAAAATATGATGATCAAGTAGAGTTTATTACCCTGGATGTTTCTTCAAAAAGCTCGCTGGAAGACTCAAGACAAATTGCTGAAGAGTACAACATTACTGACTTTTTTAATAAAAGTAAAAATGCAGTTCCTCAAGTTGGTATTCTTTGCCCTGATGGAAAGATTGAGAAGTCTTTTGTTGGTGAAACAAACGAAGCTACTTATGAAAAAGCTTTAAACGAACTTTTAATAGACACCAATAAAATTTGTACACTATGA